In Paralichthys olivaceus isolate ysfri-2021 chromosome 1, ASM2471397v2, whole genome shotgun sequence, the following are encoded in one genomic region:
- the apip gene encoding methylthioribulose-1-phosphate dehydratase, whose amino-acid sequence MSSVCGTGNGFQDERQEVTEKQDLAHPRLLIPELCRLFYQLGWVTGTGGGISIRRGEHIYIAPSGVQKERMQPEDLFVCDMEERDISCPPPLKKLKKSQCTPLFMNAYTMRGAQAVIHTHSKAAVMATLLYPGKEFRITHQEMIKGIRKGTSGSNYRYDDTLVVPIIENTPEEKDLKDRMALAMDEYPDSCAVLVRRHGVYVWGETWEKAKTMCECYDYLFDISVQMKQCGLDPSALPLEHKI is encoded by the exons ATGTCGTCTGTTTGTGGTACCGGCAATGGCTTCCAAGATGAGCGACAAGAGGTCACAGAGAAACAG GACCTGGCGCATCCACGACTACTCATCCCTGAGTTATGTCGACTCTTCTACCAGCTGGGATGGGTGACAGGGACGGGCGGAGGGATCAGTATCAGACGAGG AGAGCACATCTACATCGCACCATCCGGTGTCCAGAAGGAGAGAATGCAG CCAGAagacctgtttgtgtgtgacatggAGGAGAGGGACATCAGCTGTCCGCCTCCCTTGAAGAAGTTAAAGAAGAGCCAGTGCACGCCGCTCTTTATGAATGCCTACACTATGAGAG GGGCTCAGGCAGTCATACACACCCACTCCAAGGCTGCTGTCATGGCAACGCTGCTGTATCCTGGCAAAGAGTTCAGGATAACACACCAGGAGATGATCAAGGGGATTCGCAAGGGCACCTCAGGTTCCAACTATCG GTACGATGACACCTTGGTGGTGCCAATTATTGAAAATACACCAGAGGAGAAGGACTTGAAAGACCGGATGGCTCTAGCGATGGATGAATACCCTGATTCATGCGCGGTCCTCGTGCGCCGGCACGGTGTTTATGTCTGGGGTGAGACGTGGGAGAAAGCCAAGACCAT GTGTGAATGCTACGACTACCTGTTCGATATCTCCGTCCAGATGAAGCAGTGTGGACTGGACCCTTCTGCCCTCCCACTGGAACACAAAATTTGA